The Maridesulfovibrio salexigens DSM 2638 region CAGAAACGCAAAACAGGTTCACTGGGCTCCGGTTTCATCATTTCCAAAGACGGATTTGTGGTCACAAACAACCATGTGGTCGCCTCTGCTGATGAAATCACTGTGAAGCTACAGAATGACGGTCACGAATACCCGGCAAAGATCATCGGCCGGGATAAAGAAACCGACCTTGCCCTTTTAAAAATAGAAGTGAAAAAAGACCTGCCCTTCCTTGAGTTCGCAAACTCGGATAAAGCCGAAGTGGGCGAATGGGTACTGGCTATCGGCAACCCCTTCGGTTTGGGACATACCGTAACCAAAGGAATCATCAGTGCCAAAGGCCGGATCATCGGCGCTGGTCCTTTTGACAACTTCATTCAGACCGATGCCAGCATCAACCCCGGTAACTCCGGTGGACCGCTCATCGACCTGAAAGGACGAGTCATAGGCATCAACACCGCAATTATTGCCAGTGGTCAGGGAATCGGTTTTGCCATTCCCAGCAACATGGCTGAAAACGTCATCTCGCAACTTAAGACCGATCACAAGGTCAGCCGCGGTTGGCTGGGCGTAACCATTCAGGACGCTGATGCAAAGACAGCCAAAGCGCTCGGTCTTAAAGATGAAAAAGGCGCACTGGTCAATTCCGTGAATCCCGGCGACCCAGCTGATAAGGGCGGCATGAAAGTCGGTGACGTTATCCTCAAGATTGACGGCGAAAAAATCGATGACACCAACGACCTGCTGCGCACCGTAGCAGCTCTGCCTCCGGGCAAGGCTGTAAGTGTTCAAGTTTGGCGCAAGGGCCGGGAAAAGAACCTGCGCATCGTGCTTGGCGAACGCAACGGTAAGAATGTTGTAGCAGAAGCCGAGAAGATGTCACCCAAGGCAGCGGAAGAAAACCTTGATGACCTCGGACTGGTTGTCCGCAGGGTCAACCGCAAGGCTGAAGCGGACTCCCTTGGACTGGACAGACCGGAAGGCCTGCTGGTTATCGAAGTTATGCAGGGAACTCCGTCCGAAGATGCCGCTATCGCAGTTGGTGATGTAATTATTGAAGCCAACCAGCATAAAGTTAATTCCATCAAAGATCTGCAAAAGATCATCAATACTGAAGGAAAAAAACGCGGATTGGTTATGCTGCTCCTGAAACGTCAGGGCCATAACATTTTCCGGACAATAGAACTGAAAGACAAATAGTCTCCCGACTGTTGTTAGCTCTCAACGGCCCCGTCCTGATCGACCTCAGGACGGGGCTTCCTAATTCAGAATCTTTAAGTTATGAGACAGCCCATGAACAAAACAATTCTTACCGCCCCGGCTAAGGTCAATCTCTACTTGAAAATCGTCCGCAAAAGAGATGACGGCTTTCACGAGCTGGACACCCTCTTTCACCCCTTCCCGGCTTTGGCTGACACCCTTGAGGTGACCGAAACCGGAGAAGGCTGCACTATCCACTGTGCGGATTTCGACCTTCCGGCGGAAGACAATCTTATATATAAAGCTTGGGATAAATATGCTGAGGCAACCGGATTCCGTCCGGGGCTTCACATTGAATTGATCAAGCGCACACCCACAGGGGCCGGTCTCGGCGGAGGCAGTTCCGATGCTGCATCCATGCTCCGTTTCCTGAACACTCACCCCGACAGTCCGGGGCTGGAACATGATAAGCTGAACGCACTGGCTGCGGGACTTGGAGCGGATGTTCCCTTCTTTTTACTGGATGGTCCGGCATGGGCAAAAGGAATAGGTGAAATTTTATCGCCCTCAGAGGTTGACCTTTCCGGCCTGACCGCGTTATTAGCCTGCCCGGATGTGCACGTGAATACCGCATGGGCATATAAGGCATGGTCCAATCGTGACCGGTCCGCTAATTTCAAAAAAAGTGACGCCTTTGACTTGACAACGTCAGCCTGCGGTAATAATAGAACGGCCTCCAAAACGAGGGTGACTTTGTTCAATGACTTTGAAGAAGTTGTCCTTCCCGAGTTTCCCAAAATCAGGGAGACAAAGGAATATCTGTTGAAAAACGGAGCCTGCGGAGCTGTCATGAGCGGAAGCGGGGCAAGTATCATCTCTTTCTTTAAAGACGATGAAGCAGCTAAAGCAGCTGCCACTGACTTGAAATCAATGAACGTTGACTCTGTTCTTCACAGGTTTTGAAAATTTTAATATAGATATATTTCACATAATCTGTGCAGGGATGTCGCCAAGTTGGTAAGGCACGTGGTTTTGGTCCACGCATTCGCGGGTTCGAGTCCTGCCATCCCTGCCAAATTCATTTCTCATCCGAGAGGTCAAGTTGGAGACCGACATGAACGGTGAACTCAAGATTATCAGCGGCTCGTCAAATCTGGCGCTTTCAGAAGCAATCTGTGACCATCTCGGCAGCACACTTACTCCCTGTCTGCGTGAAAAATTCAGTGATGGTGAAATCCGCATCGAAATTCAGGATAACGTCCGCGGCTGCGATGTTTTCGTAGTCCAGTCTACCTGTGACCCGGTGAACTTTCACTTCATGGAACTGTGTCTCATGCTGGATGCGCTTAAAAGAGCAAGTGCCCGCCGAGTAACTGCAGTTGTTCCTTACTATGGATACGCCAGACAGGACCGCAAGGTTTCTCCCCGCGCACCCATCAGTGCAAAACTCTGTGCCGACTGCCTGACTGTTGCAGGTATGCAGCGCCTGGTTACCATCGACCTGCATGCAGGCCAGATTCAGGGATTTTTCGACCTCCCCGTAGATAACATTTACGCTGCGCCCGTCCTTCTGGACGAACTGCGCACCCGCGAAGAAGACATGGTTATGGTTTCCCCTGATGCAGGCGGAACCGAGCGCGCAAGAGCATACGCCAAACGTTTGAACGCTGGCCTTGCTATTGTTGACAAACGCCGCGACGCTCCCAACCAGGCTAAAGCCATGCACGTTATCGGCGAAGTTAAAGATAAAGTCTGCGTGGTCATGGATGACATGATCGACACCGCAGGCACCATGTGCCAGGCAGCCAAGGTTCTCATGGACCACGGCGCTAAAGACGTAATTGCCTGCGCAACCCACCCGGTTCTTTCCGGACCGGCTATCGACAGGCTGGCAGCAGCACCTTTTTCCGAGGTGATTGTAACCGACACCCTGCCTGTTCCCGAAGAAAAGCTTGCTAACTGCAACGGTAAGATCAAAGTCAAATCCGTTGCCGGAATTCTCGCCAAGTGCATTCACAACGTGCACTCCGAGTCCTCCGTAAGCGTACTCTTCGTATAACACTGCCTATTCCCACCCTCTGCCGGTCTTTTTTGAGCGGCAGCAGGTTAACCATAAGGAGAAAATAATGTCTGAAAAAGTAACCTTCAAAGCTGAGCTGCGTACCAAAACCGGTAAATCCGCAAACCGCCAGCTCCGCAATCAGGGTATGGTTCCCGTTGTCTTCTATTCTCAGGACGGCGAAAACCTCGTTCTTTCCGTTAACGAAAACGAATTCGTAAAAATGTACCGTAAGGTCGGTACCACCCGCGTATTCAGCCTCGAAGTAGACGGTAAAACCTACGACACCCTGATCTGGAAAGTGCAGATGGACCCCGTCCGTCCCCGCCCTAACCACATCGACTTCCTCGGTGTTTCCAAAGACCGTACCCTCAAAGTCGACGTTCCCGTTGTAACTGAAGGTAAAGCTCCCGGTGTTAAACTCGGTGGCCGTATGGCTATCTACCGTCCCAAGCTCACCGTAGCTTGTACTGCTGCAACTCTTCCTGCTGAAATCGTTGTTAACATCGACAGCATGAACGTTGGCGACACCGTATTCGTAAACGAAATCGACCTCGGCGAAGGTGCTTCCGTTGTTTTCGACAACAACTTCGCACTCGTTCGCTGTGCCGCTGGCCGCGGTTCTAAAGCTGCTGAAGAAGAAGCTGAAGAAGAATAGGTCTTTACAAGTATACTCATTTTCGGGCCCCGGTTTATCCGGGGCCTTTGCCGTTTGTTAAGCAGGGACTTTATCATGGAATACAAAGCACTTATCGTAGGACTGGGTAACCCCGGATCTGAATACGCCAAAACCAGACACAACATTGGTTTTATGGCAGTTGATGCTTTGGCTGAAGTGGCAAAATCCCGCAAAAGCATGCGCTTCAAGGAAATGGGTATTTCCGGCGACTTCGAACTTTTCAGCCTCAATTTAGCCGGAAACAACGTGCTTGCAACCAAACCGCTCACTTACATGAACCTGAGCGGTAAAGCAGTTGCAGCCATCTGCGGCAAATATTCCATTGCCGTATCAGATGTCTACGTCATCCATGATGAACTGGACCTTCCCTGCGGAAGAATGAAATTCAAAAAAGGTGGTGGCAATAACGGCCACCGCGGACTTGAATCTATTCAGGAGAAGATGGGGTCTCCGAATTTTTTCCGTATTAGGGTTGGTATCGGCCGTCCGGAATTTTCCTCACAGGTCAAAGACTATGTACTTGAGGAATTTAATACGCAGGAACTTGCGATAGCTGCCCAGATGTCACAGGCGGCAATCAAAGGTTTGAACCTGCATTTCAGGCGCGGTCAAGGAACGGCAACCCAGTTCATGAACAGTTTCATGCCTGATCTTCCTGAAACCGAACCGTAGACTATTTTTTACAATTCAGTTATAATAACTTTTCGTAGCAATTCCCTCTTTAGAAAATAAATATCAATATAGAGGGTAAAAGAAATGGGAAGGGCCTGTAAACCCGTTTTCAGCTAATCCTGAATTCCACGTAACCGCGCCACCACCATCTCGGGATATCCCCGAAATTCGCACCGACCTTTCCAAGCATTTCTTTAGCAAGTCCAAGGAGCCATGAGTGTTTGAGCTAGACCAGTTGGTTGTCTACCCTTCACAGGGAGTAGGCAAAGTAGAACGTATCGAAAGCCAGGAAATCGGCGGAGCAACCGCTGAATTTTATATTGTCCGCATTTTAAGTAACAATGTTACGCTCATGGTTCCGGTCATGAACGCGCATAACGTGGGTCTTCGCGCTGTTTGTGACAAGGACGCGGGTATGGAAATATTTGAAAGTCTCAAGGACAGATCTGATTTCACCGGCTACACCGGGCAGAACTGGAACAGACGCTACCGCGAATATTCTGAGAAGCTCAAAAGCGGCGACCTTCAGGACGTGGCTTATGTCCTCAAAGAACTGTTCCTGATCGGTCGCGACAAAGAACTTTCCTTTGGTGAACGCAGACTCCTTGAGCAAGCTATGGGTTTGGTTTCGATGGAACTTTCCTTTGCTCTTGATCTTGATCAGGAAGAGATCAAGGAAGATATCAATGCACTTTTCAGTGATGTTCTGGAAAAACAGGAAGAGGAATCCTAAAAATCCTGTTCAAACGACTTGTCATAAACGATTCTTTCAGTTAATGCCCTATGAGTTGCAGGATTTAGAATGTTTCGCGTTTCATTAGAAACACTCGGCAAAGCATTTCTAAACATAACAGACTGCAACTAGGGTGGAGCAAGAATCAAAGACGATATCAAAGTCGTTGTATTCGAACAGATAAACAGCCCCTCACTCAGGAAAATCCAATATAATTTCCATCATCTAGTTAAGGTAGAGCATTTTAGCAAGTACATGAACACGTCATGTGTGCATTGCTTAGGCTTTCCGATAACTTATAAATATTTTTAAAACTTTTTAAATCCGGTTATACAGTATGGGCCAAGAAAAAAAGATACAAAACCTGAACCTGACTGAACTAAAACAGAAGAAGATGTCAGACCTAATGGATCTGGCAGCTAAATTCAAAGTTGAAAACCCCAGCGGCATGCGCAAGCAGGAACTTATTTTTGCACTGCTTCAGGGTTGCGCGGCACAGAACGGACAGATTTACGGTGAAGGTGTTCTGGAAGTCCTTCCCGATGGATTCGGTTTCCTCCGTTCCCCCACCTACAGCTACATGCCCGGACCGGATGACATCTATGTTTCTCCTTCCCAGATCAGAAGATTCGGCCTGCGCAAGGGTGACATTATTTCCGGACAGATTCGTCCTCCCAAAGAAGGCGAACGCTACTTCGCACTTCTCAGAGTAAATGAAATCGGACTTGAACCGCCGGAACACTCCAGAAATCTGGTTCTTTTCGACAACCTCACTCCAGTATACCCGGACAACCGTTTCAAAATGGAAAACGGTCCTAAAAATTTCAGTTCCCGGGTAATCGATATTCTTTCCCCCATCGGCCGCGGCCAGCGCGCACTGCTCGTTGCACCGCCCCGTACCGGTAAGACCATGATGCTGCAGAATATAGCAAACTCCATCAACGCCAACCATCCCGACGTTGATCTCATTGTTCTGCTCATCGATGAACGTCCCGAAGAAGTCACCGATATGGCCAGAACTGTTAAGGCTGAAGTGGTCAGCTCCACTTTTGATGAGCCTCCGCAGCGCCATGTACAGGTTACCGAGATGGTACTTGAAAAGGCCAAGCGCCTTGTTGAGCGTAAACGTGACGTTGTCATCCTGCTCGACTCCATCACCCGACTCGGTCGCGCATACAACGCCGTAACCCCTTCCTCCGGCAGGGTCCTTTCCGGTGGTCTGGATGCCAACGCAATGCAGCGTCCTAAAAGATTCTTCGGCGCAGCGCGTAACATTGAAGAAGGCGGCAGCCTGACCATCATCGCCACCGCTCTCATCGATACCGGCTCCCGCATGGACGAAGTTATCTTTGAAGAATTCAAGGGAACCGGTAACATGGACCTGTACCTTGACCGTAAGCTCGCTGAAAAACGCGTCTTCCCTGCAATCGACATCAACCGTTCCGGTACCCGTAAGGAAGAACTCCTTCTCGATGACGGTGTTCTCAACAAGGTCTGGATCCTGCGCAAACTTCTTGCCCCCATGAACTCCATTGATTCCATGGAATTCCTGCTCGATAAGATGAAGGGCACTAAAAACAATGACGAATTCTTCGACATGATGGGCAAATAGTCCGCCCGGTTCATAAAGAATTACTAACCCCGCAAGTTCTGCTTGCGGGGTTTTCTTTTTGCTTCCTTCCTTTACAAGCAGCCATTCAAAACTTACTCTCTTCAACATACATAAAATTCTTCAACATCATTTATAGATTCAACAGATTTCAGTATGCTCATCAGAAATAAAATCCACCTCCAGATCATATCGTTAATCCTGATATTTTTTTTCAGCCTGTGCATGACACCGCAGGCCACTGCTAATTCGCTTTTCGGGGATTTTACTGTCAAAGACGAAATCAAGCTCGGCGGAGAGTTTGATAAAATGGTCCGAAACAGGCTTCCGATTATTCTCGATCCGCAAATTGAGGGCTATGTAAAACATCTTGTTGCCAAGGTTGCTAAACATATCCCTCCCCAACCTTTCCCGATCACCGCTACCGTTATACGCAACAATGCCATGAACGCTTTCGCGGTTCCGGGCGGATACGTCTATGTCTACACCGGCTTGATCCTGAATATGAAGCATGAGGCAGAGCTCGCAGCAGTTATCGGGCACGAACTTGCCCACGTATCCCTGCGCCATGTGGCCCGCCGCATGGAAAAAATGAAAATGGTCAACTTTGCAAGTATGCTCGGAACATTAGCCGGAATGCTGGTAGGTATTGCCGGTGGCGGCAGCAATATGGGCAATCTTGGTTCAGCCATTGCCGTAGGGTCAATGGGCGGAGCTACAAGTGCATACCTCAACTACACACAGGAAAATGAAAGGGAAGCTGACCATCTCGGCATGAACTACCTCGTTGCTGCGGGCTACAACCCGCAAAGCATGATTGATGGTTTCAAGGTTATGAAACAGCGCCAATGGCACATAAGCAATACCAACATACCGACTTATCTTTCCACACACCCCGGCCTTGATTCACGTATCGGATACCTGCAAGACCGCTTCAAACGCATGCCGCCGGAATATTTTGAGCGTAAAGATGATGATGCTGCCTTTTTCAAAGTTCAGACTCTTATCAGGGCGCGGCTGACTTCAGCGGACGTTGCCCTAGCATATTATATGGCAATTCCTGAAAACGAACGCACATGCCTCGACCATTTAGGATTGGGAATTGTCTACACGCGCATGAAACAATACAAAAAAGCTGAGTTGTCCTTTAATCAGGCACACGAACTTTGCCCTGATGACACTCTTATCCTTCGAGAACAGGGTCGTTTCTTCTTTACCATAGGAGAAATGGACAAAGCTTCACCGCTGCTGCGTGAGGCTTACCTGCGAGAGCCGCGTGATGCCATGACCCTCTTTTTCATCGCCCGTATTGAAGGCACGAGGAAAAACTACAAACAGGCCATCCTGACAATGCGCAGAGTTGCTGAAATGGTCCCCCATGATCAGGAAATTCACTATCATCTTGGACGGATGCTGGGAGAATCCGGGCACTATTTTGAAGCCCATAGCCAACTCGCATATGCAGCTTTGTATGGTCACGATATGAAGAAAGCGCAGTTCCACCTCCGTAAGGCTGAAGGACTGGCGAAAACCAAGAAACAACGCGATGAACTCACGAAACTGCAGGAAACAATCAACCCGAAACCGCCCGAGGAAGAGGGCAATGGAAAGCTTGAATGATATGGGCTTTTGAGGTAACGGTTTTCGTTTCTAAAATCCTATCTCCAATTAAAAAGTGAAGCGAATATGATCATCGCAAAATCAATAGATGAAATTATCAAGCCTGAACAAGGCGCATGCGTTACAATCGGAAACTTTGACGGGGTCCACAAGGGACACCAGAAGCTGATCAGCAGCACCTGCAAAAAGGCTCGCGCCAATGGCCTTGCCAGCGTAGTAGTAACATTTGACCCCCATCCTCTCCGGGTACTGGTTAATAGCAAAACCCCGCCTTTCATCACCCTTACCTCTCAAAAACTGGAACTTATCGCCCTGCATAAGCCGGACATAATACTGGCCCTGAACTTCACCAAGGAAATGGCTGCCCTTTCCCCCGAAGAATTCATCCAGCGTTACCTCATTGAACCTCTTGGGATGAAAGAAATGGTAGTTGGTTATGACTATGCATTGGGTAAAGGTCGCAGCGGCAACTACGAAACCATTGTAAAACTGGGACAAAAGCATGAGTACGGGGTCGAACGTCTTGATCCGGTAATCATCAACGATGCTGTAGTCAGCTCTTCCCGTATCCGTGACATGGTCAGCGAAGGTAACGTCTGGGACGTACGTCCTTTGCTCGGCCGTTTTTATCAGGTGCGCGGTGAAGTTGTGCACGGCATGAACAGAGGCGGCAGACTGCTCGGTTTCCCAACAGCCAACATCAAGCTTGAAGATGAACTTTTCCCCAAGAAGGGGGTTTACGCCATCCGAGTGGAAGTCGAAGGCAAGGTCCTGCCCGGTGTTGCCAACATCGGTAAAAACCCCACTTTCGGCAATGAAGCCCTTTCCGTAGAAGCGCACATTCTCGATTTTTCAAAAGATATATACGGCAAGGATATCCGCGTACATTTCATCCAGCGCATCCGTTCCGAGAAGAAATTCAACGGTCTGGATGAGCTCAAGGAACGCATCGGTATTGATATCGGCCTTGCCAGAGAAATTCTCTCATACCCTGAATCACAGGTCCGTCCCGGACTTCATCTGAGCGAATCAGAATCAGGAGCAGAATAATGAGTCCTTTTCTCAGTCTGCATACATGGAGGGATCTTGCCCGCTCCTACCGTAAAGTCAGCCATTTCCGCTGGCTGGTACTCGGTATTGTAGTAGGTATCCTTTCCGGTATCGTAGCCGTGCTTTTTTTCGGTGCGGTAGAGCTCGGCAAATATATTTTCATGAGCCAACTGGCCGGACTTTCCCTGCCCGCCCCTGAAGGCGAAGAGCTTTTTCACGGGCATGCCGGGGAGCATCTGCGCACTTGGACCATCCCCATCTGCCTGACCATCGTAGGTCTGGTTACCGGATGGCTGGTCAACAAGTACATACCGGAAACAACCTCCGGCGGAACGGACGGCACCGATGCCACCATCAAATGTTTCCATCAGGGCAGCGGTCTCATGCGCCCCATAGTACCCATCATCAAGGGTATAACCTCAGTCTTCACCATCTCCTGCGGTGGTAGTGCAGGCCGAGAAGGTCCCATCACCCAGATGGGAGCCGGGGTTGGATCATGGTTGGCCCAGAGGCTAAAGCTCTCCACCAAGGAACGCCGCATTTTGCTCCTTGCCGGAGCAGCAGGCGGCCTCGGTGCGATCTTCCGTGCCCCGCTGGGCGGCGCTCTCACCGCCATCGAAGTAATCTACCGTGAGGACTTTGAATCCGAAGCCATCCTGCCTTCGGTCATCTCCTCCGTAGTATCATATTCCCTGTTCACACTTTTTTACGGAACTGAGCCGATCTTCGGCATTCCGCGCTTTGTCTTTCACGATCCGCGGGAGCTGATTTTCTACGTGGCTCTGGCATTTGCCTGCACCTTGGCGGGTTGGATGTATATCCGCACTTTCCGCTTCATCAAGTTCTCGGTGTTCAATCAGATCAGAGACCGGGTCGGCCTCATGTGGGCTACCGCTCTCGGCGGACTGCTCATGGGTATCATGGGTATGTTCTTCCCGCAGGTTCTCACCGGGGGATACGGCTGGCTGGAAATGGCAATCATGGGTGAAATCCCGCTCATGATGATGACCGCCATTGTAATCGGCAAAACCATCGCCACCTCCATGACCATCGGTTCCGGTATGTCCGGCGGTATGTTTGCGCCCGCACTTTTCGTAGGCGGTATGTCCGGCGGAATCGTGGGACAGCTTGCCGGAAAATACTATCCGGACATCGTGACCCAGCCCGGAGGCTACGTACTGGTCGGCATGGCCGCATTCTTCGCCGGGGTCGCAAAAGCACCTATCGGACCGCTGATCATGGTCTGCGAACTCACACAGGGTTACGGGCTGCTGGCCCCGCTCATGCTCGCCTCCGCGCTTTGCATCGTGCTTGGACGCAGCTTCTCACTTTACGAGCATCAGGTGGAAAGTAAATTCGATTCTCCGGCTCATATTGAGGACAAAACCATCAACATCCTTGAAGGGCTACACGTTGAGACCCACTACAAACCGGGTCGCGTAACCACCCTTGAAGAAGGAACCACGCTCAAGGCGCTGACCGATATCATCGCCAACACCAACGAGCTATACTTCCCGGTCAAAAACGAAGATGGGGTTATCACCGGAATCCTGACCATTCAGAATGTCCGTAACCACCTCTTCAACCCGGACCTCTTCGACCTCATCCTAGCCAAGGACCTCGCCACCAAGCCGGCGACCCTCAAGGCGGATGATGACCTTTACACTGCGCTGCTCAAGTTCGTAGACACGGACTACGGGCAAATCCCGGTTGTAAGTGAGGACGATCCCAACAGGATCATCGGTATCCTGAACAGGGAGAACGTGTTCCGCGCTTATGCCAAGTCTGTTAAGGAATTAAGAGAGGCTGCTGAGTAATAGGCTTCGCCGGTTCATACGATAAATTGCTATAGATAAAAAAAGCTCCCTCTTGCGTTTGCAAGAGGGAGCTTTAAATTTTTCTGGCTAATTCAAACCCTAAACAACTTCATCAACATATGTCCCCGGCGGTGGAACCGTACCGACAGAAGCACTGCCTCCTTGCACTGTCTGCGTAGACTCTCCGGTCAATTCGGCCTTCTTATTACCTTCCGGTGCAACAGAACTTGCCGCCGCGACAGTACTTACCTGTTCAGCAGCCTGAACATTGCCGGCAATTGTCTGAGGCTCATCCTGCTCACTACCTTTTAAAATTTTGTCACCTCTGGCTTCAGTAGCCTCTTCGACCTTCTCCGCGATTTCCTCGGTAAGCTCCTCGGGATCAGGATCAGCGTCCAGAA contains the following coding sequences:
- the pth gene encoding aminoacyl-tRNA hydrolase encodes the protein MEYKALIVGLGNPGSEYAKTRHNIGFMAVDALAEVAKSRKSMRFKEMGISGDFELFSLNLAGNNVLATKPLTYMNLSGKAVAAICGKYSIAVSDVYVIHDELDLPCGRMKFKKGGGNNGHRGLESIQEKMGSPNFFRIRVGIGRPEFSSQVKDYVLEEFNTQELAIAAQMSQAAIKGLNLHFRRGQGTATQFMNSFMPDLPETEP
- a CDS encoding bifunctional riboflavin kinase/FAD synthetase is translated as MIIAKSIDEIIKPEQGACVTIGNFDGVHKGHQKLISSTCKKARANGLASVVVTFDPHPLRVLVNSKTPPFITLTSQKLELIALHKPDIILALNFTKEMAALSPEEFIQRYLIEPLGMKEMVVGYDYALGKGRSGNYETIVKLGQKHEYGVERLDPVIINDAVVSSSRIRDMVSEGNVWDVRPLLGRFYQVRGEVVHGMNRGGRLLGFPTANIKLEDELFPKKGVYAIRVEVEGKVLPGVANIGKNPTFGNEALSVEAHILDFSKDIYGKDIRVHFIQRIRSEKKFNGLDELKERIGIDIGLAREILSYPESQVRPGLHLSESESGAE
- a CDS encoding 50S ribosomal protein L25 → MSEKVTFKAELRTKTGKSANRQLRNQGMVPVVFYSQDGENLVLSVNENEFVKMYRKVGTTRVFSLEVDGKTYDTLIWKVQMDPVRPRPNHIDFLGVSKDRTLKVDVPVVTEGKAPGVKLGGRMAIYRPKLTVACTAATLPAEIVVNIDSMNVGDTVFVNEIDLGEGASVVFDNNFALVRCAAGRGSKAAEEEAEEE
- a CDS encoding CarD family transcriptional regulator, which translates into the protein MFELDQLVVYPSQGVGKVERIESQEIGGATAEFYIVRILSNNVTLMVPVMNAHNVGLRAVCDKDAGMEIFESLKDRSDFTGYTGQNWNRRYREYSEKLKSGDLQDVAYVLKELFLIGRDKELSFGERRLLEQAMGLVSMELSFALDLDQEEIKEDINALFSDVLEKQEEES
- a CDS encoding chloride channel protein, with translation MSPFLSLHTWRDLARSYRKVSHFRWLVLGIVVGILSGIVAVLFFGAVELGKYIFMSQLAGLSLPAPEGEELFHGHAGEHLRTWTIPICLTIVGLVTGWLVNKYIPETTSGGTDGTDATIKCFHQGSGLMRPIVPIIKGITSVFTISCGGSAGREGPITQMGAGVGSWLAQRLKLSTKERRILLLAGAAGGLGAIFRAPLGGALTAIEVIYREDFESEAILPSVISSVVSYSLFTLFYGTEPIFGIPRFVFHDPRELIFYVALAFACTLAGWMYIRTFRFIKFSVFNQIRDRVGLMWATALGGLLMGIMGMFFPQVLTGGYGWLEMAIMGEIPLMMMTAIVIGKTIATSMTIGSGMSGGMFAPALFVGGMSGGIVGQLAGKYYPDIVTQPGGYVLVGMAAFFAGVAKAPIGPLIMVCELTQGYGLLAPLMLASALCIVLGRSFSLYEHQVESKFDSPAHIEDKTINILEGLHVETHYKPGRVTTLEEGTTLKALTDIIANTNELYFPVKNEDGVITGILTIQNVRNHLFNPDLFDLILAKDLATKPATLKADDDLYTALLKFVDTDYGQIPVVSEDDPNRIIGILNRENVFRAYAKSVKELREAAE
- the rho gene encoding transcription termination factor Rho, translating into MGQEKKIQNLNLTELKQKKMSDLMDLAAKFKVENPSGMRKQELIFALLQGCAAQNGQIYGEGVLEVLPDGFGFLRSPTYSYMPGPDDIYVSPSQIRRFGLRKGDIISGQIRPPKEGERYFALLRVNEIGLEPPEHSRNLVLFDNLTPVYPDNRFKMENGPKNFSSRVIDILSPIGRGQRALLVAPPRTGKTMMLQNIANSINANHPDVDLIVLLIDERPEEVTDMARTVKAEVVSSTFDEPPQRHVQVTEMVLEKAKRLVERKRDVVILLDSITRLGRAYNAVTPSSGRVLSGGLDANAMQRPKRFFGAARNIEEGGSLTIIATALIDTGSRMDEVIFEEFKGTGNMDLYLDRKLAEKRVFPAIDINRSGTRKEELLLDDGVLNKVWILRKLLAPMNSIDSMEFLLDKMKGTKNNDEFFDMMGK
- a CDS encoding M48 family metallopeptidase yields the protein MLIRNKIHLQIISLILIFFFSLCMTPQATANSLFGDFTVKDEIKLGGEFDKMVRNRLPIILDPQIEGYVKHLVAKVAKHIPPQPFPITATVIRNNAMNAFAVPGGYVYVYTGLILNMKHEAELAAVIGHELAHVSLRHVARRMEKMKMVNFASMLGTLAGMLVGIAGGGSNMGNLGSAIAVGSMGGATSAYLNYTQENEREADHLGMNYLVAAGYNPQSMIDGFKVMKQRQWHISNTNIPTYLSTHPGLDSRIGYLQDRFKRMPPEYFERKDDDAAFFKVQTLIRARLTSADVALAYYMAIPENERTCLDHLGLGIVYTRMKQYKKAELSFNQAHELCPDDTLILREQGRFFFTIGEMDKASPLLREAYLREPRDAMTLFFIARIEGTRKNYKQAILTMRRVAEMVPHDQEIHYHLGRMLGESGHYFEAHSQLAYAALYGHDMKKAQFHLRKAEGLAKTKKQRDELTKLQETINPKPPEEEGNGKLE
- a CDS encoding ribose-phosphate diphosphokinase, translated to MNGELKIISGSSNLALSEAICDHLGSTLTPCLREKFSDGEIRIEIQDNVRGCDVFVVQSTCDPVNFHFMELCLMLDALKRASARRVTAVVPYYGYARQDRKVSPRAPISAKLCADCLTVAGMQRLVTIDLHAGQIQGFFDLPVDNIYAAPVLLDELRTREEDMVMVSPDAGGTERARAYAKRLNAGLAIVDKRRDAPNQAKAMHVIGEVKDKVCVVMDDMIDTAGTMCQAAKVLMDHGAKDVIACATHPVLSGPAIDRLAAAPFSEVIVTDTLPVPEEKLANCNGKIKVKSVAGILAKCIHNVHSESSVSVLFV
- a CDS encoding DegQ family serine endoprotease, encoding MKLKRYIGLLTLITVLILPVYAHADGLPSFVELAKKCGPAVVNINTVKMVEVGNPMEDFFKFHGRDGNNPFEDFFKQFNNRGNNKQPKQKRKTGSLGSGFIISKDGFVVTNNHVVASADEITVKLQNDGHEYPAKIIGRDKETDLALLKIEVKKDLPFLEFANSDKAEVGEWVLAIGNPFGLGHTVTKGIISAKGRIIGAGPFDNFIQTDASINPGNSGGPLIDLKGRVIGINTAIIASGQGIGFAIPSNMAENVISQLKTDHKVSRGWLGVTIQDADAKTAKALGLKDEKGALVNSVNPGDPADKGGMKVGDVILKIDGEKIDDTNDLLRTVAALPPGKAVSVQVWRKGREKNLRIVLGERNGKNVVAEAEKMSPKAAEENLDDLGLVVRRVNRKAEADSLGLDRPEGLLVIEVMQGTPSEDAAIAVGDVIIEANQHKVNSIKDLQKIINTEGKKRGLVMLLLKRQGHNIFRTIELKDK
- the ispE gene encoding 4-(cytidine 5'-diphospho)-2-C-methyl-D-erythritol kinase produces the protein MNKTILTAPAKVNLYLKIVRKRDDGFHELDTLFHPFPALADTLEVTETGEGCTIHCADFDLPAEDNLIYKAWDKYAEATGFRPGLHIELIKRTPTGAGLGGGSSDAASMLRFLNTHPDSPGLEHDKLNALAAGLGADVPFFLLDGPAWAKGIGEILSPSEVDLSGLTALLACPDVHVNTAWAYKAWSNRDRSANFKKSDAFDLTTSACGNNRTASKTRVTLFNDFEEVVLPEFPKIRETKEYLLKNGACGAVMSGSGASIISFFKDDEAAKAAATDLKSMNVDSVLHRF